The proteins below are encoded in one region of Gimesia chilikensis:
- a CDS encoding KpsF/GutQ family sugar-phosphate isomerase, whose protein sequence is MSSLPARSVIEFSQFDQLRDAREIIFSEAAALRQMGSALGTELCDAVDLILSRPGAVILTGMGKAGLIAQKICATLSSTGTRSHFLHPAEAIHGDLGCLHQDDTVLALSNSGETEELRRLLPIIQKMELPIIGITARETSTLGRASRVVLCLGDLKEAGPHQLAPSTTTTAMLAMGDALSLVISKARGFTPLQFATFHPGGSLGRQLTQINEVMRPRAEVRVTQESTSIRDAFVRLSSPGRRSGAVIIVDGSDRVTGIFTDSDLARLLEERRDAQLDRPICEVMTLKPTTIQADASLQAAVDLLKARKLSELPVVDRQNQLAGLIDITDVIGWQPEAASVDRQAG, encoded by the coding sequence ATGAGTTCCCTGCCTGCTAGGTCGGTCATTGAGTTTTCCCAGTTTGATCAGTTACGAGATGCGCGCGAAATTATTTTCAGCGAAGCCGCGGCATTGCGCCAGATGGGCAGTGCGCTGGGTACCGAACTCTGTGACGCCGTCGATCTGATCCTCTCCCGACCGGGAGCCGTCATCTTGACCGGCATGGGCAAAGCGGGACTGATCGCACAGAAAATCTGTGCCACCCTCTCTTCGACGGGAACCCGTTCCCATTTTCTGCACCCCGCGGAAGCGATTCACGGCGACCTCGGTTGCCTGCACCAGGACGACACCGTACTGGCGTTGTCCAACAGTGGAGAGACGGAGGAACTCCGTCGACTCCTGCCGATCATTCAGAAAATGGAGCTCCCCATCATTGGAATTACCGCCCGCGAGACCAGCACCCTCGGTCGTGCTTCCCGGGTCGTACTCTGCCTGGGCGATCTCAAAGAGGCGGGCCCGCATCAGCTGGCGCCCTCCACCACCACCACCGCGATGCTGGCGATGGGCGATGCCCTCTCACTGGTGATCAGCAAGGCCCGCGGTTTTACCCCGCTGCAGTTTGCCACCTTTCATCCCGGCGGCAGCCTGGGCAGACAATTGACACAAATCAACGAAGTGATGCGTCCCCGCGCCGAAGTGCGGGTGACACAGGAATCAACGTCCATTCGCGATGCCTTCGTCCGATTGAGTTCTCCCGGCCGCCGGAGCGGTGCCGTGATCATCGTCGATGGATCCGATCGCGTTACCGGCATCTTCACAGACAGTGACCTGGCCCGTCTGCTGGAAGAACGACGCGACGCTCAGCTCGATCGCCCCATCTGCGAAGTGATGACGCTTAAGCCCACAACCATTCAGGCCGATGCTTCACTGCAGGCCGCCGTCGATCTCCTTAAGGCACGCAAGCTGAGCGAACTGCCCGTGGTCGATCGTCAGAACCAGCTGGCCGGTCTGATTGACATCACCGATGTCATCGGCTGGCAACCCGAAGCCGCCTCGGTTGATCGCCAGGCGGGATAG